The following are encoded together in the Cololabis saira isolate AMF1-May2022 chromosome 5, fColSai1.1, whole genome shotgun sequence genome:
- the LOC133444554 gene encoding uncharacterized protein C11orf96 homolog — MAAVRPLVPEPSSFPVLPAHLLEEFPQQLPVPQGPARGRSRSRRPRQARFKTQPVTFAEIAEVEEEGSSPLEEERARRSFLQSLENLRRSTQTLHLPPPPGAPRRGSTPTQPGPDSSDSDCPQ, encoded by the coding sequence aTGGCGGCCGTGCGTCCGCTGGTCCCGGAGCCGTCGTCCTTCCCGGTCCTGCCGGCCCACCTGCTGGAGGAGTTCCCCCAGCAGCTGCCGGTGCCGCAGGGCCCGGCGCGGGGCCGGAGCCGGTCCCgccggccccgccaggcccgctTCAAGACGCAGCCCGTCACCTTCGCCGAGATCgccgaggtggaggaggagggctcGTCCCcgctggaggaggagcgggccCGCCGGTCCTTCCTGCAGTCCCTGGAGAACCTGCGCCGCAGCACCCAGACGCTGCACCtgccgccgccgccgggggcGCCGCGCCGCGGCTCCACGCCCACGCAGCCCGGCCCGGACTCCAGCGACTCCGACTGCCCCCAGTGA